The genomic interval TGTCGGATGGGTGGCCCAGACCGGGGAACCCCTCTACGTTCCCGACGTCTCCAAGGACACGAGGTATATCCCCGGGTCTCCCGAAGGGAGATCGGAGGCCGCCTTCCCCCTCAAGGTCAGGGATCAGGTGATCGGCGTGCTCGACCTCGAAAGCAGGGAGCTCAACGGATTCGAAGAGGAGGACCTGAAGACCCTCTCCTCCTTCGCCAGCCAGGTGAGCATCTTCATCGAGAACGCGCAGCTCTTCTCCGATCTACGACAGACCCTGAGCGAGTTGAGGCAGGCCCAGGATCAGATCATCCAGGCGGAGAAGCTGAGGGCGATGGGCGAGATGGCCAGCGGCGTGGCCCATGATTTCAATAACGTCCTGGCCGCCATCCTCGGGAACATCCAGCTCTTGCTCCACTCTCTGGAGACCTATGACCCCGAGGAGATCCGAGAACGTCTGAGGACGATCGAGAAGGCGGCCAAGGACGGGGCTGAGACGGTCCGCCGAATCCAGGAGTTCACGGGGAAGCGGCGAGACCGGGAGTTCATCCCCCTCTCCCTCAACGATCTCATCCAAGAGGTGGCCGCCATCACGGAGCCCCGTTGGAAGGACCAACCCCAGAAGAAGGGGATCTTCATCGAACTGGAAAAGGAGTTGGGCGATATCCCTCCGGTTCTGGGCAACCCATCGGAGTTGAGGGAAGTGTTGACCAACATCGTCTTCAATGCGGTCGATGCGATGCCGAAGGGAGGCCGGATCACCATTGCGACCCATCCCCATTCTGAGGATTGGGTCGAGGTCCGGATCTCGGATACAGGAATCGGCATGAGCGAGGAGGTGAAGAAGAGGATCTTCGACCCCTTCTTCACCACCAAAGGGGTGACGAGCTCGGGATTAGGATTGAGCGTCTCCTACGGGATCATCAAACGCCACGGGGGCGAGATCCTGGTCGAGAGCGAACCCGGAAAGGGGACGACCTTCCTCCTCCACCTGCCCGTGGGATATGGAGAGGAGGTGAAGGAGGTTGACCAGGGGGCCAAGAGACCTGCGGGGGCGCTTCGCTCGGCCCGGATCTTGGTGATCGATGATGAGGAGGCGGTTCGGGATGTCCTCTCGAGAATGCTTCAGGCCAAAGGCCACCGGGTCGAGGTGGCCTCGGGAGGAGAGGAGGGGATCGAACGGTTCAAGAAGCAGCCCTTCGACTTGGTCTTCACCGATCTCGGAATGCCCAAGATCTCCGGTTGGGAGGTGGGCAAACGGTTGAAAGAGCTCAACCCGAAGATCCCCGTGATCATGATCACGGGCTGGGGGATGGAGCTCGACCGAAAGAAGATGACCGAGAGCGGCATCGACCTCATCATCTCCAAACCCTTCAGCTTCGACCAGGTCACCCAGCTCATCCACGAGGCTTTGGACCTGAAGGAGAGGATGTGAGCTCACCCCCATCGCCACAGGGCGACGATGAAGGTGATGAGGAAGACGAAGAGCAGGTTCATATAGGCCATGAAATAGAAGGCCTTCTCCGGGGCCGACCTTTCAGGTTTGGCCTTCCCTGGCAGCACCTCTCCCACCAAGGGCATGGCCAGGACCTTCTCCTCCCCGTGGGGAGCCGATTTGAGCGCTTCGGTCAGATCGTTTCCCGCCTGGTGCTTCCGAACATGGTTGCCCTCGACCCAGAGCTTGCTCAGACTCACGTCATAAATCTTTCCTCGGTAGGCGATGTAAGCCGGCCTCTTTTCGGCCCCATCGAAATGAGATAGCTCCTCCAAGGTGTAGGTCGACTTTTTTTCGACTCTCCGATCGGCGGTCCGCCTTCTCAGCTTCGGGCCGATCCAAAAGGTGACCAGGCCGGCCGACAGGACCATCAGGGCGAAGAGAACGATTTTGAGGCTCAGGAGGAGGCCGAACCTGGTCGTGTAAAAGGCCTCCCAGGTCGGTATCCTTGCGATGGTGAGGGGGATGCCGGTGGCGGTCAGCAGGATCATCCCCAGCCATCCGAGGACCAGTTCCCCTTTTGGCAGCCCCTTGGCCGCATAAGCGGGCTTCAAGAGGAGGTGGACATAGAGGATCGTTCCGAACCAGGCGATGGCGGTCAAAAGATGGAGATAACCGAGGGCCAATCGCATCCCCCTTTGAAGCGGTCGAAGGGGCCTGTAAAGGCCCCTGGCTTGGAGGTCTTCCTTAAAAACCTCTCCAGATTTGGTCAAGGTTCCTCCCGTGGGATCCACATGGCACCGCAGACAGTCCCACCCGGTCTGCTCGGCATACTCCGGGGTGGCGAAGGCCTGAAAAGGCAAGAGAAGGGCGAGCAACGCAAGGGTGAGGAAACGGCAGAGGTTCATCGGATGCTATTATACCGGGGGTCTGAGCGATCGGCAAGGCATGGGACCTCTCGGCCTTGAAAAAAGGAGAGCGATAGGCTATTTTCATACAAACCTGGGGCGGCTTCCGTTCCCTGGGTTTCCTTTTGTGAGGGTGTTTTAAGATGGGGAAAAGCTTGAAGTGGCGTCTGATCCTCTACCTGGCCGTCACCCTTTTTGCCCTCCTCCTCTTTCTTCCGAGCGTCGTGCCGGAATTGCCGGATTGGTATTTCAAGGTGATCCCCACGGAAAAGGTCCATCTTGGCCTCGACCTCCAAGGCGGGATGCATCTCGTCCTCGAGGTCGAAGCGGAGAAGGCGGTTGAGAGCTACCTGGAGAGGGTGAAGAATGATTTGAGGGAGGACCTGAGAGACAAAGGGATCCCCGTGGGGAAGATCGAGACCGAGAGGAACGGCCGGCTCCTCTTAGAGGTGGCCGGGGAGAAGGCCAAATGGGAGAAGGTCCTGAGCCAGCGCTACTCGGCGATGCAAGAACTCTCGACCACGGCCCTGGGACAAGGGGTCTGGAAGGTCGTCCTCGTCCTCGACAGCCGCCAGGCCGACCAGATCCGGCGGAATGCCATCGACCAGGCCCTTGAGACGATTCGGAACCGAATCGACCAATTCGGGGTGGCGGAGCCCGAGATCACCCTTCAGGGGACGGACCGCATCCTCATCCAACTGCCTGGCATCCGCGACCCCCAGAGGGCCATCGACCTGATCGGCCGAACCGCCCTTCTCGAGTTCAAGCTGGTGGACGAGGAGGGAGATCTCGAGGAGGCCCTGAAGGGGAATGTGCCCGAAGGCAGCATCGTCCTCTACCAAAGGCAGGTCGACCCCAAGACGGGGGGCGTGAAGAAGGTTCCCTATCTCTTGAAAGAGAAGACCCTGATGACGGGCGAGGTGCTGAAGGACGCCCGCGTGGCCATCGACACCCAATTAAACGAACCCTATGTGGCTTTGGAATTCGACGATGTCGGCGCCAAGCTATTCGAGCAGATCACCGGCGCGAACGTGAAGAAGCGCTTGGCGATCATCTTAGATGACAACGTCTATTCCGCGCCGGTGATCCAGGAGAGGATCTCAGGCGGTCGGGCCCAGATCACCGGGCGATTCGATATGAAGGAGGCGAGCGATTTAGCCATCGTCCTGCGGGCGGGCGCCCTGCCCGCGCCTGTCAAGATCCTCGAACAGCGGAGCGTGGGGCCCTCCTTGGGTCAGGATTCGATCCGGCAGGGGATCCTCTCCGTCGTGATCAGTGCC from Thermodesulfobacteriota bacterium carries:
- a CDS encoding CopD family protein; this translates as MNLCRFLTLALLALLLPFQAFATPEYAEQTGWDCLRCHVDPTGGTLTKSGEVFKEDLQARGLYRPLRPLQRGMRLALGYLHLLTAIAWFGTILYVHLLLKPAYAAKGLPKGELVLGWLGMILLTATGIPLTIARIPTWEAFYTTRFGLLLSLKIVLFALMVLSAGLVTFWIGPKLRRRTADRRVEKKSTYTLEELSHFDGAEKRPAYIAYRGKIYDVSLSKLWVEGNHVRKHQAGNDLTEALKSAPHGEEKVLAMPLVGEVLPGKAKPERSAPEKAFYFMAYMNLLFVFLITFIVALWRWG
- a CDS encoding GAF domain-containing protein — translated: MKSEKKERTEEALRLNRDLSILNTIGQDVNESVDLDEILNRSLDKVVELTDIQSAGIYLLEENTGELVFAAHRGFSKAFAKGVKRIKLGEGATGKVALTGEPLFIEDYPSYPEALSFALEEGLRSLALIPLKSRSKIYGTLNLAMKVPYAFTPSSRNLFLSIGQTISGAMERAFLYAENVRRLEEQKTLYAIGQEIVSKLELKVILDKIIKSAIELLKADAGSIALWDNRKQAYVYVVAHGLTEILIGKEVSPSSRGIGAEVLKRKRPVLYENYDLHPNRLVELDPFHLKEVLGVPLIVREMVIGVMIVCTKDPRKHFGEKDIELLSSFGQQAAIAIGNAQLYEDSLSKIRHLTALYEISRKLSSTLDLDELLQRALELIREKWGYALCGIFLLDREKRELYIRKVIGRDFEEVKEMRFRVGLDGIVGWVAQTGEPLYVPDVSKDTRYIPGSPEGRSEAAFPLKVRDQVIGVLDLESRELNGFEEEDLKTLSSFASQVSIFIENAQLFSDLRQTLSELRQAQDQIIQAEKLRAMGEMASGVAHDFNNVLAAILGNIQLLLHSLETYDPEEIRERLRTIEKAAKDGAETVRRIQEFTGKRRDREFIPLSLNDLIQEVAAITEPRWKDQPQKKGIFIELEKELGDIPPVLGNPSELREVLTNIVFNAVDAMPKGGRITIATHPHSEDWVEVRISDTGIGMSEEVKKRIFDPFFTTKGVTSSGLGLSVSYGIIKRHGGEILVESEPGKGTTFLLHLPVGYGEEVKEVDQGAKRPAGALRSARILVIDDEEAVRDVLSRMLQAKGHRVEVASGGEEGIERFKKQPFDLVFTDLGMPKISGWEVGKRLKELNPKIPVIMITGWGMELDRKKMTESGIDLIISKPFSFDQVTQLIHEALDLKERM
- the secD gene encoding protein translocase subunit SecD, encoding MGKSLKWRLILYLAVTLFALLLFLPSVVPELPDWYFKVIPTEKVHLGLDLQGGMHLVLEVEAEKAVESYLERVKNDLREDLRDKGIPVGKIETERNGRLLLEVAGEKAKWEKVLSQRYSAMQELSTTALGQGVWKVVLVLDSRQADQIRRNAIDQALETIRNRIDQFGVAEPEITLQGTDRILIQLPGIRDPQRAIDLIGRTALLEFKLVDEEGDLEEALKGNVPEGSIVLYQRQVDPKTGGVKKVPYLLKEKTLMTGEVLKDARVAIDTQLNEPYVALEFDDVGAKLFEQITGANVKKRLAIILDDNVYSAPVIQERISGGRAQITGRFDMKEASDLAIVLRAGALPAPVKILEQRSVGPSLGQDSIRQGILSVVISAILVALFMIFYYRLSGVIADVALLLNILLVLGALAIFRATLTLPGIAGLVLSIGMAVDANILIHERIKEELRWGKTIRAAIDEGYRRAFLTILDSNLTTLIAALFLYQFGTGPVRGFAVTLSIGILANIFTAVYVTRWVFDFLTLKVKVKRLSI